The DNA window ACCGTTCCACCGGGTGGAAGGTGATGCCCTTCTTTACGTGGTCGGGTATCTCGTCCAGATCCCGGAGGTTCTGCTTGGGGATAATGATATGCCGGGCCTTATTGCGCTGGGCGGCGATAGTCTTTTCCTTAAGCCCCCCGATGGGTAATACCTGGCCGGTCAGGCTTAGCTCCCCGGTCATCACCAGCCGGTCGGTGATGGTCTGGTTCCGTATCAGAGAAAGCAAGGCGGTTGCCATGGTTATCCCCGCGGAAGGACCATCCTTTGGGGTGGCCCCTTCGGGAATATGGAGGTGGATGTGGTTCTTCTCGAACCACTCGTTGGAAATCCCGTAGCGTTCGGCGCCCATTTTACGGGCCAGGTTCATAGCAATGGTGGCGGACTCCTTCATGGTGTCCCCCATCTTACCGGTGAGGGTAAGCCCCTCCTTGCCGGGCACAGAAATGGCCTCTATCACCAGGGTATCTCCGCCCATGCTGGTCCAGGCAAGCCCCACGGACATACCCGGCCGGTCGGCCTTTTTTGTGACTTCCTCGGGGAAAATAGGCTTGCCAAGATGCACTTCGATACGCTTTTTATCAAGGGTAAATTTAACGGGCGCCGGGTTTTTATCCGCCCCTTCGCTCCCCCCCTCTTCACGTTTTTCGACAATCTCCTTTGCCAGTTTCCGGTGTATCTTATCCAGGTTTTTCTCGAAGTTCCGCACCCCCGCCTCCCGGGCATAGCCATTGGCGATGTAGAGCAGGGATTCCCGGTTGTAGGAAACCTGGCTTTTCTTAAGGCCGTTCTTTGTAAGGCTCTTGGGTACCAGGTACCGTTTGGCAATCTCCAGTTTTTCCGTATCAATGTACCCCGGCAGCTGGATGATCTCCATGCGGTCCACCAGGGGCGGCGGAATAGTATCCAGGGTATTGGCGGTAACGATAAAAAATATCCGGGAAATATCAAAGGGAAGATCCAGATAATGATCCCGGAAGCTGTTGTTCTGCTCCGGATCCAGCACTTCCAAAAGCGCGCTGGCGGGGTCCCCCTGATAGCTGGCCCCCATCTTGTCGATCTCGTCGATCATGAACACCGGATCCTTGGTCTTGACGATCTTGAGCCCCTGGATGATCTTCCCCGGCATGGCGCCTATATACGTACGGCGATGACCCTTGATTTCCGCCTCGTCCCGCATACCCCCAACGGAGAAGCGGAAGAACTGCTTCCCCAGCGACCGGGCTATGGACCTGCCCACCGAGGTTTTCCCCACCCCCGGCGGCCCCACCAGACATACAATCGAACCCGCAGGACCGCCCTTTCCCGAGCTGGCTCCGCGGAGTTTGCGAACCGCCAGGTATTCCACGATGCGGCTTTTTACATCCTTAAGGCCGTAGTGGTCCTCCTCCAGGATATCCCTGGCCTTGCTTAGCTCCAGATGTTCCTGTTCGGGATCCTTCCAGGGCAGGTTTACGATCACGTCCAAATAGTTACGGGTTACGATAAATTCGCTGGAATTGGGGTCCATAAGACTGAATTTCTCCAGTTCCTGGTCTACGGTCTCTTTAATTTCGCCTTCAAACTTAAATTCGTCGGCCTTATCTTTAAAACGCTGGTATTCGGAGCTCTTGGCATCGGTGGTCATCCCCAATTCGGTCTTAATTGCCTTAAGTTCCTCCTTAAGGAAGTATTCCCGCTGGGATTTTTCGATTTTTTCGTTGATTTCCTTCTGAATTTTCTTCTGAATCCGCAGCAGTTCCTGCTCTTTTTTGATAAAAACCAGAACCTGCTCCATCCGCTTGCGGACATTGAGGATCTCCAGTATCTTTTGCTGCTCCGTTTTATCGATATTGAGGATACTGGCAATAAAATCGGCGATCTTACCGGGATGATCGATGTTGATCATATTAAGCCGCATCTCTTCGGAAAAGAGGGGGTTGTTCTCGGAGATTTGCTTCATCTCGCTGATCAAAGCCCGGGTTAGGGCCTTAACTTCGTTGGTTTCGTCCTCTTCATCTTCCATATAAGTCACTGCGGCAACGATGGGGTTTGCCTCGTTCAGGGTTTTTCTGACCTTGAAACGTTTCAGGG is part of the Treponema primitia ZAS-1 genome and encodes:
- the lon gene encoding endopeptidase La, with product MSEQSVVPIDQLLPNKLSLVALMGRPIFPGIFTPIMIGNPADVKVIDDAVAGDGLIGLVMLMNETDTPTIKDLYKVGTAAKIVKKINLPDGGVNIFISTLKRFKVRKTLNEANPIVAAVTYMEDEEDETNEVKALTRALISEMKQISENNPLFSEEMRLNMINIDHPGKIADFIASILNIDKTEQQKILEILNVRKRMEQVLVFIKKEQELLRIQKKIQKEINEKIEKSQREYFLKEELKAIKTELGMTTDAKSSEYQRFKDKADEFKFEGEIKETVDQELEKFSLMDPNSSEFIVTRNYLDVIVNLPWKDPEQEHLELSKARDILEEDHYGLKDVKSRIVEYLAVRKLRGASSGKGGPAGSIVCLVGPPGVGKTSVGRSIARSLGKQFFRFSVGGMRDEAEIKGHRRTYIGAMPGKIIQGLKIVKTKDPVFMIDEIDKMGASYQGDPASALLEVLDPEQNNSFRDHYLDLPFDISRIFFIVTANTLDTIPPPLVDRMEIIQLPGYIDTEKLEIAKRYLVPKSLTKNGLKKSQVSYNRESLLYIANGYAREAGVRNFEKNLDKIHRKLAKEIVEKREEGGSEGADKNPAPVKFTLDKKRIEVHLGKPIFPEEVTKKADRPGMSVGLAWTSMGGDTLVIEAISVPGKEGLTLTGKMGDTMKESATIAMNLARKMGAERYGISNEWFEKNHIHLHIPEGATPKDGPSAGITMATALLSLIRNQTITDRLVMTGELSLTGQVLPIGGLKEKTIAAQRNKARHIIIPKQNLRDLDEIPDHVKKGITFHPVERFDEVLALALPN